The Papaver somniferum cultivar HN1 chromosome 6, ASM357369v1, whole genome shotgun sequence genome segment CTTTGAAGACTTCTTTTGAGATCGAGAAGTGCAACTaagaaatattattttaataGTTTATGAATATGTATTTAGGAGAATCAACGAGTTTGATCAAAAGCTAGATTGCCCGTATTAAATTCCTAGGCATTCTTTTTTATTCTAAGATCTTATCTTTATTAGTAAAATCGTTTAAGAAAAATTTAGAAGTTTTATTAGGGAATAGTAGGATCTAGGAGACATGAACATATATCAATCAAGGAGTTCTATAAAGGTATTGACTATAAAAACCAATATTAATTAGGCTTAGTTAACTCTACATGTTTCAGCTAAAACTAACTTCACAGGAGATTTCCAGAATCATATGGTACAATCGCAAAAGAATAAAAAACTAGCCGACTTATTGGAGGCAGATTATCGATAGTCTTCTTGCCAGACTGGAGATAAAATCCTAAGGAATTAATAGACTTTTTTTAGCAAACTCACATACACGGGCTCAAAAAGGTTATGGCGCAAGGACCACTATTGAAGCAGGGTGACATGGAGGGTATATTTTGTCTCAAATGCTTCTAAAACGAAGTTTCCTAGCATGGACAGATGTAACATCTAAGTTTGATGAGTATTGAAGGTGGACGAGGATTGCAGGCTTTTTTTTACAAAAtcgtagtttcctcgttaacaaaatttctttatGTGTTTTTactttctatttcgcattatattatttgtgtttttataattGCAAGTAAAAATAAATATAGTTGAATCTTCTTGTCTATTacgttcatattttcttttccCACAAGATAATTGAAGGAGTGTCTATGTAGGTTAAAACAAAAAAGTTGATGGTGTACttgataccctcgtcttttcaataagCTCACCGTAACTACTGAAAATCTAATAATTACACCAACCCTAATCTAATAGTCAAAAGTATAAGTCCGACGGTCAATGTTTTTAAATCGCGAAGCATGAAGTGACTGGATCCTATTTTTAAGTATCAGATCGTAGATAGTCGTAAAAATAAAATTCACAATCTATTAATATGCCAAAGATCGgtatatgacatactcataatttatatattttgtatgcAATATTGATCACAGAGCAACTAATGGCTTAATGGATAAGGTAGTAAGAAGCACTTGCAAGGTCTCATCTTCAAATCCTACAAATACTAAGAAAAAGTTTTTCCGCCAAAAACAAGAAACAGTTTTCTACCAAAAAACTTGGATGAATTAATCATATTGTGTACTGTCTCGGTATGATTCAGGAAAAGAAATTTGATCCTTTGGAAAGGTAAGTCATCcatgagatcaatggtaatcaatgtagttaatatcggatatcgattcatctcggccgggaccgatacactggtacgattttatatcggggatattatcgttgaaatatcggtttctagatttagagactataattttatattaaacatttctccacacattttcggataagatataatagataacatcaattttatcaaaaaaacaaaagagtaactttagtagacttgcttcgagagctacatgcaccttactaccacctggaagactttcttcgccaaaattacccttaaactttatagaaaacgaccaataccgtctcatatcaggaaatgtaggaaaatttcgtatcgaccgatacggccgatatttgaccgaaacggccgatattcgactgATAcagccgatattatcgggcgaatatcgtatccccgatatccttcttatcataTCGTTCTggaccgatatccgaaatatccccgatatatcggccgatacggccgatattgactacattgatcGTAATGGCTAGAAGTTGAAATGAAACTATGACAACATTTATCAAACTCACAGTACAACCACAATGTTCAACTAGCATGAACATAATGATTGTAATATCTTGGGAAAAGAACCATTTATCAAACTCACAGTACAACCACAGTCATTGGGAAAAGAACCAGAGGAGCCAGAAACCATGGACAAGACTGCATAGCAGCTCAAGATGCATTAAACTAGGCTTCTCAACTTCACTGTAAAGTTTTCAACCTCCTTGGAAGCAATCACAGAGTAATGAAGACTATGCAGGGGAGAACCAAAAGCACTAGTTGGAAAACAAATTATGCAATGGATAACATCATTTTGTGTGTCAGAAACTTTGAAATAGTATGTTGTAATATCTTTAAGGAAGGCTCCATGCCTGATCTCCAAAGACTAGCTTCAATTGGAGAAAAAACTCAAAGTTCTCGTATGTGGGAGGCACCTCTACTCTATCAACTTTGTCAGTAATTTTCCTTTTCatgctaaaaaaaataaaaatgaacatAACGATTAACGTGGTTTGGTGTTGAAACCTATGCCCATAAGAGTTCTGGATATTCCATAATGTTTTGGTATAGACTATAAGTGGTAGATGACTTTAACTTTTAAGAATAAGATAACTTAGGTGTGTATCGAACACAAGAGTGTCTCTACCTTGTTCTATCGAGCGTTTTTGAACCCTAATTACAACATACAAGTTCTCCTTTTATAGCCTAAATAGGTGTGTTGATTTTGTGATGATATCTATAGTTGTTTATCTAAGAGACTTTCCTGAGTTGAGTATTTGTTTCACTCCCCATGTTGAGGTCAAACCTACATTGCTCGTTTCACTAAGGCACGACCAAGGCTCTGCCAAGCCCAGTTGAGAGTGACTAGTGTTTTGTTCTATTAGAGCGCGACTAGCAGGGGTGTACATACAATACGGAACCGCGGACttcatccgcaaccgtccgtaaaattgcgggtgaaaaccaattcGCAAGAGATTATGGGCCGATCACGAGTGAATTTTAAAATCCGCAAACtttaacggtttggttgcggttggatttTTAAATCCGTGGATTCACCGGCACCGTAGGGCAGTAAACTTCTTATCTTTTTATCTACCTGCGGACACACAGATGTCTCAACCAAAACTTAAAAAACTTTGTCATTTCTTCAGGCAATTTAGTTATCTTACTTGTTGAAAAACAAAAAGTTGTTCCAAGTGTGTTTTAAAgcaagaaatggaagaacaaaacACAACACATTTTGAGATCCTGGACAAACacatcacattctgcaaaataaaAGGCAGTGTTCATTTTTTTCCCTATGTTAGTACTGAGATCTATATGAAGTATACATGAATGGTAAGATTACCTtatcttattcacatatacatcACCCTTCAATTCTGCATCACCGACGCTGGACTTGGTAGACTGAGTCCCCTGTTTCGGTCTGATCACAAACTTGCTGGAGCTGATGGCTGATCATGAGCCTTTGAACGCATTGAACAATTTTGCTTTTGAAAGGAAGATGTGGGTGCCACAATTCAGAGAAGAATCTCACATTCAAGTTTGGAACAAACTAATAAGATTCCACTAGTTAACGCTATAGACAAGTATTCCGTTGGCTTAGTTTTGTttatgaaaagaagaaaacaaaacgaTGGATGTTACCATGAAAACAGATCTGCAGATAACTAAAGATATACTCGACAGAGAAATAGTAAGTTTGGAACCAAAAAGCAAACTAAGAAACAATTCAAATTTGTCACTGCAGCCATTTTCTCTCTTTCCCGCTGTTAAAAATCATTGACTAGATatgcggttaatccgcatccggccCGTATCATCCGCTAATCCGCAGATGTCAAATctgcgggtgattgggccggacacGATTGAATTTTTCAATTCGGTTGAATTTTTCAattccgcaactttgacggtttggttgcgggtgacaccTAATACGCAACCGTCGGTTCGTTGCGCATCCCTAGCTACTAGTGCTCATCTCATTGTACAAAATAAAACTAGGTTTTCTATCCTAACCACAACAAAATTTAGGTCATGACATTTCACGAGTCACATCTATATGAGATTTACAATTGGATACCAGTAACGTCCACCACTTGACCCACGAGTCATGTCAACATGCTCTTAATCTCGTTTAATACAAGACATTTACCTCAAGCAAAGTGACACAAGCATCACTCTCAGTCTCATGGGCATGTCTGCGACTGACTCCATGAACATGAACGTGTCATCAGAGCCTCACGAGCTCGCTCAACCTCATGATAGGTAACTAATCGCTATGTAAAAGGGTGAAAATTTATATATTTGCACCCTGCCGAAGTAACGAATCATGACAGCTCAGCTAATTTTTATGTTCTCACATGCAACCAACATCACTATCTCGTGCTCTTTATGTGACACAAATATCAATAAATTTCATACGAAGATTAATTAAGTCGCACGTGAAGGATAAGTTTAGGGTTTTTGCATGGCAGTCTACCTCATGTGTGACGATACTCGGTTGTATTTTCATAGATAAAGAGAATAGTCGTTTGTGGTAGTTACGAAAATAAAGTAATATTATGTGGATTACTCCTCTATTCATGGGGTATAGGTTTATCTCATTAATGTTTCCCTAACCATTCCTATGATGGCGGAAGAAGTAGTTATCGTAGTCCTTATCTCATCGACTTGAGGATCAGGTAGTTTAGCATCCATAAATAGGTTATTAATCGACCATGCTAAACACAACACCCACCACCACTTACAGAGCATTCATTCTGCAACTCAATCACTCTCTCTTTTGTTTTACTTCCCTCCCTTAGAGCAACCATGTTTTCCCATCTATGTGACCGAAGTTGTGTCAAATAACCATTTAATTAGTTTAGGCGAAGATTGTTGGTAACCAACATTTTGTAACTCATCTGAAAACTCCAAACTTCATCTGTTTTATGCATAATAGTCATATACTTCAATCTCGACCATTTACATCCTTTTCTCTTTCCATGCGGAGATATCATGCGCATGTAGGCACTGACGGACCAAGATGGGATTAAAATCCAAACATGACCCGAGCTAACGCACTAAatatatccaaaaaaaaattttttaagtaaagtaaatattagatAGTGAACTTCAGGGCTGACCCGGACTTAAGCTTATGTTAGCCTATCATAGATCCATCTATGCACATGCTACATATCTTGAGCAAAGCATAAGAATAACAAAAGGGATTTCATACTTCGAAGATTCGCCTCATCTGTCCTCATGAACCGCCTAATTCTTTCACGTGGAAACAAGGAGAACAAGATGAGCCAACAAACCATCTGGAGTTAGCGCAGTTGACCAGGAGCCTGGCTTTCAAATAGGAGGTCAGCGTATCGAGTCTCCGCTTATAagtttggagatctcatgaaatactcctcttatGTAAATCTAGTTTAATTTAAGTTGTTAATGTATCtgctttcctattaaaaaaaaaaagatgagttAACATTTCCAATCGATGTTGTTTGGAGTCGTGAGTATCCTTGTAAAATAAATTTCTTTCTTTGGCTCCTTTATCATGATAAGGTAATGACGGCGGATAAACTTATATAGGAGGGGGCATGGATGTTTCAAGTGTTTGTTGTTTTTGCgaggaaaatgatgaaaccagctcACACTTTCGAGGACCCAAAGAATATGGGATTACTTTGTTGAAGGATGTCAATTTCGGTGGACTTATGATTCAAATGTCACCACAACGGTGAAATCTTGGAAGTTTAATTGGAGAGATGAAAGACTTAGTAGAATATAGAACAATATCCCGGTTGCAATATGGTGGTGTATATGGAATGAGCGAAATGCAAGAGTcttcgaaaagaaaaagaaaattttggtaagCCTCGTTAGAAATGTTAAACTCCAAGCCTTCTTTTGGGCGGAGTCGAACACAGGGATGTTAGGTCTAACGGCGAACACGGTGATAGCACGAACACAGGGATGTTAGGTCTAACGGCGAACACGGTGATAGCACTTTGGGAATCTTTATTCCGGCCTTCGTGACCttcgtttgtttttgttttgggttCTGAATCCCCTTTCGGCTCCCTTTTCTCACTACTCTTATTTGTATTCACTGAGTTGAGGTACCCCTCTAAAGTCCCCTTTTTCAATGAATTTTCTTTTTGATCGTGTAGGGGTTAAATATCGCACTCATAGTTATCATGCGAATGGATACTATTATAAAGGGGCGAACGTACTCGCACGTACTATATCCCAGATGACGGAATCGGCGTCatgaagtcacgagtaaagtgtgaaggcTGTAAGAAGTTAAGGGGTTCGTGCGAGAAGATCCAATATAAACGTGCGAAGAGATCGCGCggtagatccgaaaataggggctttattagctgtcctgcACTATATAAAactcctatatataggaccaactACCACTGTGTTGGGGGAGGGATCTTTTGAGAGAATAGAGATAAAAattttaagagagagaaagttgttTGTTCCCCAAGGCTAGGGTTTTACTTTActtctttgtattgatttctaaacttaataaaattctttTAAGTGTTCTTAATGATGATTTCCTAGTTTGTTATATAGATTATCTAAAGGGTCTAATAGTAGGATTTTCTACTACTACATAtcgataaaaaaataaataaataaattacctaCACAGCTTGCCTTTTATTCCTTCTCACGTGCCCAAGAACAAGTTGGGAAGAAATTCAACAAATCATATAACTTTTATTATGGTCTTTCATTCACTCGCTCGATTTTACAAACTTAAAATCAGCAAGTAGATCGCAGAAAGGATTATACACCATTTTGGTGTATGTATCTTTAAACCCAGACGTTGGATAGCCAGAGATACAATACACGAGCAGTCCACTTGTTTTCACGGAGAGGATAAGACACAAATTGAATCTAAGACTTCTGAGTGGAGCTTTCTGAGAAGAAACACTGGCTTAAAGTGTTTAATCCGATAAGATTAATTACTTTTCATTCCACTCCAATCTTAAATCTAGGCTCCACATAGCAATGAAGACGGTAGTGGAAAATCCAAAATCATGCAAATTCATTGTATTTTTATACATGAAAAGCTTAGCCTTCATTTGATTTTAAGCGTTGTTTATGCTTTGAATATTCGATTAAACATTatttcttgattttatatctagtattttaaACATCAAAAAGCTAACACTCTCAACTCTATATATATCCTGCACAACCAACTTCCAATAAATTCAACAACAAACTCAAACATTATTTTCTGAAGAAAACCAGAAACAAACTCAAATAACCAGCAATGGCTTCtcccatttctttttcttcttcgcctTACTCCTCAACACTTTACTCAAGGAAGCTGCTACTACATGCTATACCTCACCTGTCAGCCGATTCCCCAATTCCTTCACATGCTGCTAGAGATTCAAATACACACCAGAGTAATTTCGATACAAATGTAGTTATGGTTCTTTCAATTCTTTTATGTGCTCTAATTTGTGCACTAGGACTTAATTCCATCATACGATGTGTTTTGAGTTGCTCAAACCGGGTTGCACATGATTCAGGAGACACCATCCCAGTTCAGTCAGCTGATACTGGAATAAAGAAAAAAGCCCTCAAGACATTTCCTGTAGTTACATACTTACCTGGGTTGAAGCTACAAGGTTTAGACACTGAATGCGTTATTTGCATCTCAGAGTTTGCTCAAGGAGAGCGTATTAGAATTCTACCCAAGTGCAACCATGGATTTCACATTAAATGCATCGATAAATGGCTCAGTTCACACTCATCATGCCCAACTTGCAGGCATTGTTTGATTGAGACATGCGAGAAAATTATGAATGGGGGTAGCCAACCAAGATCTTTAATTCCCCAAGCGCCTGCACCACCACCATCCAGCAGAGTGGTTCCGTCAGAACATGAAGGTATTATACCGACACCATCAACCATTGTTCCATCAGAACGTGAAGGTATGATACGGAATGTGGCTGGTATCTGCTAAAATGTACCTGTAATTGTAATTGTATACACATGTTAGCTAGGTGCTTCAAAGGACCCAGGAAACACACCATTGTACAGAAACTTGAGAAATATGAAACTTTTTGATTTATATATTTGCATCTTTAACATAGTGGCCCATTTTGACTTTCAATCCAGTAAAGAAAGAACAAGAAAGCAAATCAAGATTAAACAATGATTCCGTGTATACCATTCAAAATGAAAAGCAAACCAAGGAAAATGTTTCTTATCACGGTTTTACCAAGTTTAGTATAACCCCAGTTTTAGTGGTTTCTCCAACTTCATATCAATAAAGCAAGGTTTTGCTAGTCCTAATTAGCTAGTCATCTGCCAACTCATAATCTATAATGGTTGTAGGACCTGCATGTTTTACTTTTCAAGGGATAACCATAAATTCTTTCGGCATCCATCTTGACACTGACTGATTGACAATGTGAACACATCGGACGATAAAGAGCATGAGCCTCCACGGCAttttctttgatctttggtttagGTTTATAGTGCCATTTATTTAATTCATCTCCTTATTCATCTCAAATTCTATGTTTTCTGAGAACCGAATTGCTGCTCAAACATTTTGTTCTCGGTAATTAAAAATTTAAAGCAAACACTCTTAGTATGGATAGTTGGAAAGTCTTTATGCCAAACCGCCATTTATTCGTGTCGGTTGCTAGTCCTCATGATCTTCCTTAAAGAGTTAACTCTTGTCTTTGGATTTTTTCCTTCATTTATCTCCGAGTTCCCATTGTTTAATGAGTATGTGAAGGAGAAACTATGAGTTTGAGCAAGCAGTTTCTGAAACATAATGGTGCCCAAGAAAGAGCTAAATATGCAAAACTAGTGAGAAAACATACAATTTCAAACTGTAAAGAAGATAATCTTTAAATATCATTTTCTTTATCATAATTTGGTTAAGTTCGTCTTTATTCCTAATCTCAAGTATTTTGTACCCACaaaaggagaaagaagacaaCGAGCTCAAGGGTAAGCGGTTTTGTTCAATTACTCATAAGTTAAGTGAAGCTCCGCTTACTTACAGCTTAAATCCTTCACAATGTAAGCCCCCGGCTAGAAGCCTTGTAGCTAACCCACAAATTTTAGAGTCAACTCTTCCTAGTAACCAAATTTTATTGCAAATTAAGAGTTGGTAACTTACAGACCAGGCCGCCTCCACTGAATCACCAAGCAATCACGTAAGCCAAACAGTAATTACATCATTCTTTCGCTTTGAGGTCAAGCTGCAAAAAGAGTACAAAAATTATATTACCACATGCATGGAGTCTCTGGAAACCAAAAATGTAAATGAACAACGATAGCTTTTAATAGAATGAAATCTGAATCAAATAACTTGAGGAATTAATCCAGAGGGGCATAAACTGGAAATACTACAAGTAATAAAAAGCTAAGAGATGAGTctgttttttttgttaatttttaacTATTTGACTAACTGAATGGGCAAAAGGTGAATAAATGTCATCAAGTGTGAACATCCAACAAACAAACCATCGAAAAAACCGCTCAAATTGGCTATACGTAATATAGAATAGATGACAAAAGAAAACTTAACCATTAACGGACCAGCGGGAGTATGGATGATAGCTTTGCCTATGCATTACCTAATTTACTGTCACGGCGGAGTCTCATCGTCCTCAAAGAGATCTTTATAGAACCTCTCCCTTTCTTTTGGATCATACAGGGTTCCTTGCTTTCCTTTTGGATCATCCTGTTCAGACGCTTTAGCAGTACCTCTACTGCCATTATTACTTGATCTTAGCAAAACCAtatctttattctttttcttttccaaattTACTGCATGCTGCCTCCGATTAAATTCATGAAGACCTTCCTGCATCAGGTCACCAAATTTCTCTTTCGCAATGACAAGTGGATCCTTATTCATCAGTTCTGAACCATTATATCCTTCTCTAAGAAGAACGGTGTAACTCTGATACTTATTGGAAACATAAAAAATTCCAGGATGTTTAAGCAGTATAACATTTAGCTTCTCAGGCAACTTAAACTCTCTTCTAAAATGAGCCAATTTCATAATAGACGCTTTCTTCCACAGCATCAATGAAAGCAGCTCGTGCACCAAACCTACTGCCCTTTTCTCCATCTCATGTGATCCCTCCATGAAATCCCTAACATTCATATTATAAGGTGAAATATATGGAGTTGCATTAAATTCGTGAAACTTCACCCAAGTTTTGACCCAACTCAAAGGCAGAGAGCAAGTAAAAGAAGGCTCACTTTTCCTTTCCTTTGCTAAAGTTTCTATCACAGAAACTGCTAAAGCAGGGTTCCAGGAAACAAGTTCTATCTC includes the following:
- the LOC113289772 gene encoding RING-H2 finger protein ATL78-like; this translates as MASPISFSSSPYSSTLYSRKLLLHAIPHLSADSPIPSHAARDSNTHQSNFDTNVVMVLSILLCALICALGLNSIIRCVLSCSNRVAHDSGDTIPVQSADTGIKKKALKTFPVVTYLPGLKLQGLDTECVICISEFAQGERIRILPKCNHGFHIKCIDKWLSSHSSCPTCRHCLIETCEKIMNGGSQPRSLIPQAPAPPPSSRVVPSEHEGIIPTPSTIVPSEREGMIRNVAGIC
- the LOC113289771 gene encoding protein WHAT'S THIS FACTOR 1 homolog, with the translated sequence MHRAGKMVIKKFFREISRAPVIFSSPAKLLIFGRSFSLLSSQKDPALELSLSRSRRWIVNNQIKNIILRHPNQVVPIWFLQKKFKTLDLQGKALNWVKKYPCCFEVYLENGDYYCRLTKQMMSLVDEEESVQDEQEPVIVERLAKLLLMSSNRKLNVLKLNELKRNFGFPDDFLVRILPKYPEMFRLVNYSGRHSSMEIELVSWNPALAVSVIETLAKERKSEPSFTCSLPLSWVKTWVKFHEFNATPYISPYNMNVRDFMEGSHEMEKRAVGLVHELLSLMLWKKASIMKLAHFRREFKLPEKLNVILLKHPGIFYVSNKYQSYTVLLREGYNGSELMNKDPLVIAKEKFGDLMQEGLHEFNRRQHAVNLEKKKNKDMVLLRSSNNGSRGTAKASEQDDPKGKQGTLYDPKERERFYKDLFEDDETPP